The proteins below come from a single Streptomyces sp. NBC_01276 genomic window:
- a CDS encoding heavy metal-binding domain-containing protein has translation MTERTGPAPAAAEAAAQDAMRRLAQPPSDGERGAFFTSDLTVNEFLLVREAGFRPLGLVLGSSVYHVGIQLGRWTKNQELTKLSQAMYHARELAMSRMEAEASALGADGIVGVRLDIEFKEFGSDVAEFIAVGTAVKADGADPGPAGTWLNNKGRPFTSNLSGQDFWTLVRAGYAPVDLVMGSCVYHVAHQRFTQALGSVGRNVEIEPFTQALYDARGLAMGRMKAEGEALDAEGIVAVDLRQHGHNWGGHTTEFFAVGTAVRPLRDDHVIEKPTLVLGLDG, from the coding sequence ATGACCGAGCGAACAGGTCCGGCCCCGGCCGCCGCCGAGGCCGCCGCACAGGACGCGATGCGACGGCTCGCGCAGCCCCCGTCCGACGGCGAGCGGGGCGCCTTCTTCACCTCGGACCTCACCGTGAACGAGTTCCTGCTCGTGCGCGAGGCCGGCTTCCGGCCGCTGGGCCTGGTCCTCGGCTCCTCCGTCTACCACGTGGGGATCCAACTGGGCCGCTGGACGAAGAACCAGGAACTGACCAAACTCTCGCAGGCGATGTACCACGCGCGCGAACTCGCGATGAGCCGGATGGAGGCGGAGGCGAGCGCACTGGGCGCGGACGGGATCGTCGGCGTGCGGCTCGACATCGAGTTCAAGGAATTCGGTTCGGACGTCGCCGAGTTCATCGCGGTCGGCACGGCCGTCAAGGCGGACGGCGCGGACCCGGGACCCGCCGGGACCTGGCTGAACAACAAGGGCCGGCCGTTCACCTCCAACCTCTCCGGCCAGGACTTCTGGACGCTGGTCCGCGCCGGGTACGCCCCCGTGGACCTCGTGATGGGGTCGTGCGTCTACCACGTGGCGCACCAGCGGTTCACGCAGGCGCTGGGCTCCGTCGGCCGCAACGTCGAGATCGAACCGTTCACCCAGGCGCTGTACGACGCCCGTGGACTGGCCATGGGCCGCATGAAGGCGGAGGGCGAGGCCCTGGACGCCGAGGGCATCGTGGCGGTCGACCTGCGCCAGCACGGGCACAACTGGGGCGGGCACACCACCGAGTTCTTCGCGGTCGGGACGGCGGTGCGCCCGCTGCGCGACGACCACGTGATCGAAAAGCCGACCCTGGTGCTGGGCCTCGATGGCTGA